From Cognatishimia activa, one genomic window encodes:
- a CDS encoding Gfo/Idh/MocA family protein — translation MSTPLKIAALGLEHRHIFGMAQNMIDVGAEFVGWWNDRDPALRASFEKRFPDVPEFTDKTDILNNPDIDLILVAAKSSDRAQLAIEAMEAGKDVMADKPGCTTLEQLQSLQDCVARTGKIWTVDFSERFEVASVTKAAELVAEGAIGRVIQTIGMGPHRLNKDTRPEWFFDRESYGGILTDIASHQIDQFLFFTGSTDAEITMANVANYANPSSPGLQDYGELALKSDNGHGYIRVDWYTPDALPTWGDGRLTILGTEGYIELRKYVDVAGSDGIDHLFLVNGDRCEKIDCSDAGLPYFQRLANDLRDRTETAATQAHTFKTMELSIKAQMLAEQSK, via the coding sequence ATGAGCACTCCCCTTAAAATCGCCGCACTAGGCTTAGAGCACCGTCACATCTTTGGCATGGCCCAAAACATGATTGATGTGGGGGCAGAGTTTGTTGGCTGGTGGAATGACCGCGACCCTGCGTTGCGCGCCTCGTTTGAAAAACGCTTCCCAGATGTGCCGGAATTCACTGATAAAACAGACATACTGAACAACCCAGACATCGACCTTATCTTGGTCGCCGCAAAGTCATCAGATCGAGCACAATTGGCTATTGAAGCCATGGAAGCTGGCAAAGACGTCATGGCGGACAAACCTGGCTGTACGACGTTGGAGCAACTGCAATCTTTACAGGACTGCGTGGCACGGACAGGGAAAATCTGGACGGTAGACTTCTCAGAACGCTTCGAAGTTGCCAGCGTGACCAAAGCGGCAGAGCTGGTAGCCGAAGGAGCCATTGGACGCGTTATCCAAACGATCGGAATGGGCCCCCACCGGCTGAATAAAGACACTCGACCAGAGTGGTTCTTTGACCGGGAATCCTATGGCGGCATCCTGACTGACATTGCTTCGCATCAGATTGACCAGTTCCTATTCTTTACCGGCTCAACGGATGCCGAAATCACAATGGCAAATGTTGCAAACTATGCGAATCCCTCCTCACCTGGGCTTCAGGATTACGGAGAATTGGCACTGAAAAGCGATAATGGGCACGGATATATTCGGGTTGATTGGTATACCCCTGATGCACTCCCGACCTGGGGTGATGGACGCCTGACAATCCTGGGAACCGAAGGCTATATCGAGTTGCGAAAATATGTTGATGTCGCGGGCTCTGATGGCATTGACCACCTCTTTTTGGTGAACGGGGATCGGTGTGAGAAGATCGATTGTTCTGACGCAGGACTGCCCTACTTCCAACGTCTTGCGAATGATCTTCGAGATCGGACTGAAACAGCGGCCACACAGGCCCATACCTTCAAGACAATGGAATTGAGCATAAAGGCACAGATGCTGGCTGAACAAAGCAAATAG
- a CDS encoding GntR family transcriptional regulator, with amino-acid sequence MSAEPVSKNPSGSISELPASRIDAKRPAGDQIYRLLQRAILDMSLPPSSAVSEAEVGARLGASRTPVREALIRLREAGLIDTFPSRGNFVSKLSATRILEAQFLREGLELANIRYLATGGLTSESKIALQTNLALQAEAVGASDDTVFFKLDDEFHLLMANATGHRRAAEVLEREKLQLDRLRGLSLRTKGHHAQLYAEHKDIFEAIVAQDEAGATEKAQLHFRTILDVLADLMLRHKEYFD; translated from the coding sequence ATGTCGGCTGAGCCAGTTTCCAAAAACCCTTCCGGGTCGATTTCTGAATTGCCTGCCTCAAGGATCGATGCCAAACGGCCCGCCGGTGACCAGATTTATCGCCTACTGCAGCGCGCCATCTTAGACATGTCATTACCGCCCAGCAGCGCGGTGTCCGAGGCTGAGGTCGGAGCGCGTTTGGGGGCCAGTCGCACTCCGGTTCGCGAAGCATTGATCAGGCTGCGCGAAGCCGGTTTGATCGATACCTTTCCAAGTCGCGGTAATTTTGTATCCAAGCTCAGCGCGACCCGCATTCTGGAAGCGCAATTCCTCCGGGAGGGTTTGGAACTTGCCAATATTCGTTATTTGGCCACCGGGGGATTGACCTCGGAGTCAAAAATCGCGCTTCAAACCAACCTCGCCTTGCAGGCTGAGGCGGTTGGTGCGTCTGATGATACAGTGTTTTTTAAGCTCGACGATGAATTCCATCTGCTGATGGCCAATGCCACAGGCCACAGGCGCGCCGCTGAGGTGTTGGAGCGCGAGAAGCTGCAACTTGATCGCCTGCGCGGTTTGTCCCTCAGAACCAAAGGCCACCACGCACAGCTGTATGCTGAGCATAAAGATATCTTTGAGGCTATCGTGGCTCAGGACGAAGCGGGTGCGACTGAGAAAGCGCAACTGCATTTTCGGACCATTCTGGATGTTTTGGCAGACCTCATGCTGCGCCACAAAGAGTATTTTGACTAA
- the uxaC gene encoding glucuronate isomerase, which translates to MSGRPELPKIAATLYEEIKDIAIVSPHGHCDPSWFSENAPFPDPATLLVTPDHYVFRMLYSQGVALEDLGIGVPEDKRDPREIFRLFASHWHLFLGTPSRAWIEYTLRKTLGIKEVLSAETTDLVYDQIAAKLTEKVFRPREAMEALNIEVLATTDGALDSLDAHAAMRSSGWQGSVIPTFRPDDILNPLRPGHADNIVRLGDMTGEDTATFAGFLTAIEKRRAFFRSLGATATDHDVPFLMTGWLARAEIETLHGKAIEGALSEDEALQYYGHMLIEMAQMSADDGMVMQVHAGSMRSTNHEVLAKFGPDKGADIPIAIDWVRGLDALLNRVGNHPNFRLLAFTLDESTYARELAPMAGHWPCMRLGPPWWFHDSANGIRRYFDNVVETAGYWNLAGFNDDTRAFLSIPARHDLWRRGVSLHLNDQVERGVFGLNDARRLAPLLTRDLAIDAYRLED; encoded by the coding sequence ATGTCAGGTCGCCCCGAACTGCCCAAGATCGCCGCCACGCTCTACGAAGAGATCAAGGATATCGCCATTGTCTCTCCGCACGGGCATTGCGATCCCTCTTGGTTCAGTGAGAATGCCCCATTCCCCGACCCAGCAACACTGTTGGTGACACCAGATCATTACGTTTTCCGCATGCTGTATAGTCAGGGAGTCGCACTAGAAGATTTGGGGATCGGTGTGCCTGAGGACAAACGTGATCCACGCGAGATTTTCCGATTGTTTGCATCACATTGGCATTTGTTCCTTGGCACGCCAAGTCGCGCTTGGATCGAATATACGCTCCGCAAAACGCTTGGAATCAAAGAGGTTCTCTCCGCCGAAACAACGGACCTTGTCTATGATCAGATCGCCGCGAAGCTCACAGAAAAAGTGTTCCGCCCGCGAGAGGCCATGGAGGCTTTGAATATCGAAGTTCTGGCGACAACTGACGGTGCCTTAGATAGTTTAGACGCCCACGCTGCAATGCGTTCCTCGGGCTGGCAGGGCAGTGTGATCCCAACGTTCCGCCCGGATGACATTCTAAACCCGCTGCGCCCGGGGCACGCCGATAACATCGTGCGTCTCGGAGATATGACGGGTGAGGACACGGCGACCTTCGCTGGCTTCCTAACTGCCATCGAAAAGCGTCGTGCTTTCTTCAGAAGCCTCGGAGCGACGGCCACAGATCATGATGTTCCCTTTCTTATGACGGGGTGGTTGGCCCGTGCAGAAATTGAAACATTGCATGGAAAGGCGATTGAAGGAGCACTCTCAGAAGATGAGGCACTGCAATATTACGGTCACATGCTGATCGAGATGGCGCAGATGTCTGCCGATGACGGCATGGTAATGCAAGTTCACGCCGGGTCTATGCGCTCTACAAATCATGAAGTGCTCGCTAAGTTCGGCCCCGATAAGGGCGCTGATATTCCCATCGCAATCGATTGGGTGCGTGGATTGGATGCGCTCCTGAACCGAGTTGGAAATCATCCTAATTTCCGGTTGCTGGCCTTCACGCTGGATGAAAGCACTTATGCTCGCGAATTGGCTCCAATGGCGGGGCATTGGCCGTGCATGCGCCTTGGCCCCCCGTGGTGGTTCCATGACAGCGCCAATGGAATTCGGCGCTACTTTGATAATGTTGTCGAGACAGCCGGTTACTGGAACCTCGCAGGTTTCAACGACGATACGCGCGCCTTCCTGTCTATCCCCGCCCGCCATGACCTCTGGAGACGCGGTGTGAGCTTGCACTTGAACGATCAAGTGGAGCGGGGAGTCTTCGGTCTGAACGATGCCCGCCGTCTGGCACCTTTGCTCACACGCGATCTGGCAATTGATGCCTACCGGTTGGAGGACTAA